CGGACCTTCTTTTTCTCGAGTCTTGGAAGAGATATTACGCGTAAACAGAAACGCCAATCATACTTTTGATCTCATCTCGTCTTGCTTCGGTTGCAATTGCTTTGTATTCACTAATTGCTTGTCCAGTACGAAAGTTAGGGCGGTCGTAGATAGTAGAGCGTTGCTGAGATTGGAACTGCTCCACCAACGCAATGCCCTTTTCACTGGTTTTGATCTGAGCGGTATTGAGCTTAGCCGTATTTCCTGCTTCAACAGTAGGATTCACTGCCTTTTTAGGCTGTGGCTTTACTTGATATGTACCTGCTTGTTGAATGATTGAATTTAGTTTCACGGTTTAGCTCAATAAATACGATATGCTTGTATAAAAATACGCCTTTATTCTCGACCTGGCAACTTTTTCCACGTCACAGTATCCCTCACATATTGTGGCTGGGCGTCAGCAGCATCCACAGATAAGCCTTGTGTGAAACTATCGTCAGCTATAAACAGCATGTAATAAGCATCAGGTAACGTGATATTGTCAATGATTTCGCATTCAAGCTGTGTGGCAAGCTCTGAGAATGCTTGCCATCCTGTACCAACACCAGCCGCACCACTTGATGTAAAGTCGATATTTTCAGGTTTAATAACTGTTTCTTCGGTGCTTGGTTGAATAACACCACTAGTTTCGCCGTTGTATTGGCATAAGTAGATCTCACCCATACGTGCATCTATTGCCGACACTACACTGGACTTGGCTGCTTCCATGTATGCCTGTTGCGCCATAGCCTGCAAAGTTGAAACACCAACCAACTTAAGACCTGAAGAATATGCTAAGCCTTGAGCAACCGCTGTACTTATTCTCACACCAGTAAAGCTGCCAGGACCACGTCCAAATACAATGCCATCAAGCTCACGAAGGCTGATATCGGCTTCGCGTAAAATACGTTCAACTAAGGGAAGTATCTTTTGGCTATGCTGCTGTGGGCAAACCTCGAAGTGGCGAATAAACTTGCCTTCATAGTGCAATGCAATACTGAGTGCTTCGGTGGAGGCGTCTATGGCCAACAGGTTATTTTTCATTTTTATCAATATTCTCTAAAAATCGAATTGCCTTGTTTAAGTCTCTCGTGCGAGACATATCAGGCAAACTACTTAAAAACGTCTGGCCGTATTTTCTCGTAACTAAGCGATTATCGCAAATAATCAGTACACCTTTATCGTTAGCATCACGAATTAATCGCCCAACCCCCTGTTTCAACGCTATAACAGCTTGGGGGAGTTGTATTGCATCAAAGGGTTCTAATCCACGCATTTCAGCGTCTCGCATGCGCGCTTGCAATAAAGGGTCATCTGGTGAAGCAAATGGTAGCTTATCAATGACAACACAACTCAAAGTGTCACCTCTCACATCCACGCCCTCCCAAAAGGAGGCTGTACCAAGTAGTACGGCGTTACCGTGACGAATAAATTGCTCTAAAATTATCCGTTTCGATGCTTGACCCTGCATAAAAATAGGATATTGCAGTGCCGTATTCAGTCCTTCGTACACTAAATGCATCGCGCGATAACTGGTAAATAGTAAAAATGTACGCCCTTTTGCAGCTTCAATCACCTGTTTTGCAAGCTTTACCAGCGCATGTGGCATTAAGTCGTCACGGGTTTCCGGCAGATAGCGTGGCAGGCATAGTAAGGCTTGCTGCTTATAATTAAATGGACTATCAACAATAAATTGTGAGGTCGGTTTAAGCCCTAAGCTACGACTAAAATGCTCTAGGGAATTATCAACGGATAAGGTGGCGGAGGTAAATACAAAGCTTGCCTCAGTGGTTTTGACAATTTGTGCAAACTTACTTGATACATCAAGCGGCGTGATATGAATAGATAAAAAGCGTCTTGTGGTTTCGAACCAGTAACTAAATCCAGTTTGACTGGTATCAAAGGCACGTTCAAACTGATTTTTAAAGGTCATAACCTTTTCAAATGGGTGTTCTATTTTTTCGCTTCTATCCAGACAAAGCTTGAGCACTTTATAGAGAAAGTCTAAGTTAGCTATCACTCGATGCATGGCATCGCAAATCGGTTTATTCGACAGCGCCTCACGCCAATCACCACGGGCACCATCGCCACCAAATACCAAACGCAAATCGGCGACGCTGGTTTCCAATTTATTGAGTGTTTTGCCAAGTTGCAACATATCTGGAATATCAGAACGGTAGATCACTCTTAAATCGTTAATAAGCGCTTGTAAAGCTTTAGTGCTGATAGTCTCACCAAAGTAGTCACTGGCTATTTCTGGTAATTGATGTGCCTCATCGAAAATATAGCTATCCGCGGTTGGCATTAGCTCCGCAAAGCCTAAATCTTTTACGGCCATATCGGCAAAAAATAAATGATGATTGATCACCACAACATCGGCATCGACTGCCTTTAATCTTGCCTTTCGGATATAGCAGTCTTCGTAGTCTGGGCACTCTTTTCCTAAACAGTTATCTGCAGTTGAGGTAACGTAGGGTAATACCTTTGCGTCTTCTTCGATACCCACACAGTCAGCTAAGTCTCCACTGTGTGTTTCAGAAGCGAACTTTGCAACCATGGCAAGTTGGTGCATAACATCTGGGTCGTCGGTTGGCACATGGCTTAAATGCTGTGATAAACGGTAAGGGCAAAGGTAATTGGCTCTCCCCTTTAGCAAAGTGACTTTTTTACCACTGTTAAGCACCTTTTTTAGGGTCGGTACGTCGCGATGGAATAATTGCTCTTGCAAGGCCTTAGAGCCGGTTGAGACGATGACTTTACCTTTAGACTGAAAGGCAGGAATGAGATAGGCAAACGTTTTCCCCGTCCCTGTTCCTGCTTCGGCGATGCATTGTCCACCATTTTGTATGGTTTCTTCTACCGCAATAGCCATATCAATTTGAGGCTGTCTTGGTTGATAGCCCGGGAAATGCTGGGCTAAAGGCCCCGTAGAAGAGAAAGTCGTAGATACAGCCAAAGTAATGTAGTTTACAAACAGACAGGTCGCGAAATTGTATGTGGCTAAGCAGCAAATCGCAACCGCTGTTTGGCAATAACTGAGTGTTGATACCAATTGAATTAATTCTCTAATCAATTTGAAGGGTGAAATAGCATATTAGCTTCGTTAAAAACTTCTCATTTAGAACACTAAATAGCAAAATTTTTGCCTAGCTACTAAAGCTATTTCCCTGCTTCAAAATAGATCATTTACTTAATACAACTGGTATTACCTATTAAGTTGTCGTTTAACCTTAATCATGCCTATCCCACAAATAGTGAGATACACGAGATATAAAGCGATGCGGTTAAGCCAAGTGGGCTCTGGAGAAGGCATGATAACACGCAAGTAATCGTTCAAAACCAGCATACCGACACCGACAATGATGGCTGTCAATTGAAAGTGGCGGTGATTGGCTGAAGAAATGGTAAACAAGGAAACTAAGAGCAGTGCAAGGCTTAAGTAAAATGCTAAAACAGCCATGCTACCGGGCACAACACTGGGAGCTAACGCTAGCGCAGACAGACCTACAACGAACCAACCTATGAGATTTTTTACTGACTTATACGACATGTTATTTCTCCTTAAATAAATGGTCGTTAATTTATGCAACTTTGTTTGAATTACTGAATACAAACAGAACTATCAAATGTGTCGGTATCGAAACAGAACATGGCGAGTGTATCGATAATGGCACGCAAAATACAGCAAGAGTAAAGCGATAACAGTCTACATCATATTGATTGTATGAATAAAAATATAGAAAGTAAAAGCTGGTATCAAAACTGCAAATTAAGCTTACGTTAGAAAACATACAATAGTGATAACGGACACACTAAAAAAGGACACAACATGTTTATTAAATCGCTTATCTATACCTCTTGCGCGGTTATTATTTTGTATAGTGCTTTAACATATGCACAGCAACCCAATTCTCAAATAACAATGCTTGAGTCTGCTTTTTATCATCGTCAGTATCAGCAAGTCACTAAAATCCTTAACACGCTAAAAGATAAAGAGCTTGATGCTGAAATAATGGCCGTGTCAGTTGCGGTTGCGCAAAATGATGATAATAAAGAAGCACTGTTAAACACCTTGATTAAGCGTCATATAGACAATGCAAAGGTGCATTTTACTGCTGGTAATTTATGGTATCAAATAAAGCAACAGTCAAACCTTTTTAATAAACTTAGCTTAGTTGAAAAGTCTAACAAGCACTTTATAAAAGCTGCAGAATTGGCGCCAAATAATCCTGAGTACTTAGTATCTGCAGCGAAAGCATTAGCTATAGAAAGTGGCTTTTGGGATTCTGAAAAAAAAGCATCAAAAGCGATAGTTGATAGACTAAAAGCAATGGATGACCGTTACTATAACTTGGCTTTTATGGATTACTTACAAAACACACAAAATGAAGAGTTAGCCCTAAAAACGGTAGCTTATGTGGGTCAACATTATGCGCAAGATATCGTTTTGATCCATCGAGCTGCTAACTTATTGTGGACTTTTTCAGCGAAAGACGCAGCGCAGCGTTTATTCACTAACGGGTGCCTGATTGAGCATATTGCACTAAGCCAACTACCAACGTGGAGAGATGTTTGTGTTTCATCGGCTTATTTAGCGCTTCAGCAACACGGTGATAAGCCTAGGGCTGTTGATGCTATGGAACGCTTATTGGGAAAAGAGCGAGTACAGGATGAGCTGCATATGGAGTATTTAATGCTTCAGGCTGAGTTATACCGTGTACTGAAACAAAACGAAAAGGCTAGAAGTACGTACCTTCAGGCATTGAATCTTACCAAAATGCGTTCAACTGAGCGAGATATTCACCGGGCTCTCGCTGGACTAGACGATACATAAGCTAGGTTCGAAAAAGCGGGTGGGATATGTTGGGGAATAGATACACTCAGGTATTGAGAAATGTTCAATAGGTTATTTTGTGCAAAATAAATCTACGCCCATGTATCTAGATTCTCACCCTTATGTTCTTCGTGAGATTTTTCCTCCTCATCTTCTTCATCTTCGCCTTCTTTAATTTTTTCATGCTCAGCAGCTTGGCGTTTAAGTTCAATCTCGGTTTTTAGATCTTTCTTAACTTTTTCAATCTTATAGTGCTGCACACCAGCTACATGAAATGCAGACTTATGAGTTACATCTAGCCGTACGATTGGGCCTAAAAAAGGTTTAAAAGCATCCATCTGCTCCCCCACTAACCTACTGTTGGTTTTACTTATTATCGACTGTTATAAGCTATTCTTTAATTTGCGTAAAAAAATGATTGCCAAGTAGAACAAAATTATGTTTATCTATAAATGAACTTTTTGAATAACATATTAATTACAAAGGTAACATCATGCTAATGACACTGACAGCAAAACATCATCACCATCATCATACGGGATAGCCTGTCAGTTATTTCGCTGGTGGGTTATTCCTGAAAGGAACCTCCGGCGAGATGTAAACTAGAGTTAATATTTATTTCGCCCCGAGGTTCCGCCTCGGGGTTTTTCGTTTAAAGAATTAGGAAATAAATAATGAGCAATAGCAACCGTTTAAGAATCGCAATCCAAAAATCAGGCCGTCTTTCAAAGGATTGCCAAGCCCTACTCAAACAACTTGGTGTAAAACTAAACCTACGTGAACAACGTTTAATCGCCCACTCTACCAACATGCCTATTGATGTACTTAGAGTACGTGATGACGATATCCCTGGCCTTGTAATGGACGGCGTTTGTGATTTAGGCATTGTAGGTGAAAACGTGTTAGAAGAAGCTCAAGCTGAGCGTATTCGCAACGAGCAGTTTGCTGAGGTCACTAAGCTTTCAAAACTGGACTTTGGTTTTTGCCGCTTAGCGCTGGCGTGGCCACAAGAGATAGGTCAACAGGAGAAAGCGTGGTTTAATGGCAAACGCATCGCAACCACCTACCCAGAGATTTTAAAGCAATATCTAAAACGTGAGAACATCGATGCCAGCGTGGTCATGTTAACAGGCTCGGTAGAAGTAGCACCTCGAGCAGGCCTTGCTGACGCCATTTGTGACTTAGTATCAACCGGTGCAACGCTTGAGGCTAATGGCCTGATGCAAGGCGATACCATCTTAGAATCTAATGCTTGCCTCATTCAAAATGCAGCATTGACTGACCAAAGTAAGCTTGCGCTGATCGATAAGCTAATGCCACGCCTTAAAGGGGTGAAACAGGCAAAAGAAAGCAAGTACATCATGATGCATGCACCAAAGAATAAGTTAGATGAAGTATGTGCATTACTTCCTGGCACAGGCCAGCCAACTTTACTTGCACTTGCTGGCAGCGATGAATATGTAGCACTTCACATGGTCAGCTCTGAAACCCTATTTTGGGAGACGATGGAAGAGTTAAAAGCGCTTGGTGCTAACTCAATTCTCGTCATGCCAATTGAAAAGATGATGGAGTAATAGCATGTTTGATTGGCAGCAAGCCACCAGCGAGCAACGCAGCGAATGCTTGAGCCGTCCTGCGGTCAAAGTGGGTGATAAGGTAAAAGCAACTGTTGAAAAGATAATTGATAACGTCGCTCACAACGGCGACAACGCATTACTTGCTTATGCCGAGCAGTTTGACGCCCGTGTTAGCCCAAGAATACGGGTAACGGGATCAGAGCTTATTGAAAGCGAATTTGCATTAACACCTGAACTTAAAAGTGCTATTGACCAAGCGTATGGCAACATTAAGAGGTTTCACCAGTTGCAGTTACCACAAAGCAAGAAAATTGAGAGTCAGCCAGGCGTGACCTGCGAGCTCAGATATCAAGCGATAGAAGCCGTAGGTTTATATGTGCCAGGTGGTAGTGCGCCACTGCCTTCTTCTGTATTGATGCAAGGCGTGTGTGCGCAACTAAGTGGTGCAAAAACAATCGTGTTGGCGACGCCGGTCAAAGGTGATTGCCAAATACATCCTGCGATTTTGTATGCGGCTAAATTGTGTGGCGTTACCGATGTGATTGAATGTGGTGGTGCAGGTGCAATTGCTGCCATGGCGCTAGGTACTAACAGCGTACCAAAAGTGAACAAAATTTTTGGTCCAGGCAATAGTTTTGTCACAATGGCAAAACAGCTGCTTTCTCAGTCAGTGCCGGGACTTGCGATTGATATGCCAGCTGGCCCTTCAGAGGTGTTAGTGATTGCAGATAAGGGCGCTAACCCAGAATTTATCGCCGCCGATCTACTTTCTCAGGCGGAGCATGGGGAAGACTCGCAAGTAATATTATTAGCGTCCGACAGTCAACTAATCGAAGAAACTGAAGCTGCAATCGAGCGTCAACTAAGCAAGCTTAGTCGCGTTGATATTGCCAGAGCTGCGCTTAAAAATAGCACGCTGATTTTAGTTGAGAGCATAGAGCAAGCATTTGAGATCTCAGCAGAGTATGGGCCAGAGCACCTTATCTTACAGATAAGGGATGCAGAGCGTTTCCTGCCGCTAGTAAAAAACGCAGGCTCAGTGTTTGTTGGTGACTATACGCCAGAATCAGCAGGTGACTATGCGTCTGGCACCAACCATGTATTGCCAACCTATGGTTATTCAAAAACCTACTCAAGTTTAAACCTAATGGATTTTTATAAGGCTTACACAGTACAAACCATCACAAAAGAAGGCCTGCGTGGTTTGCGCTCTGCCATTTTACCTTTGGCACAAGCTGAGGGACTAGATGCACATGCGAACGCCGTCAAAGTGAGGTTGGAGAATAATAATGACTAATATTGCGCTACCAAATAACATTGAAAAGCTTAAGGCCTACAGTTCTGCGAAAAGTGCAAAGCTAACAGGTACTACGTGGCTCAATGCCAATGAAAGTCCATACGCTCGTGTGCTTGAAATGCGCTTTGATAACTTAAACCGTTATCCGGATCCGCAGCCACAAACGGTAATTGATGCCTATGCAGGCTACGCAAAGGTCGAGCAAACAAATGTATTGATGACACGTGGTGCCGATGAAGGCATTGAGTTATTAGTACGCACATATTGTGAACCGGCTAAAGATAGTATTGCAATCTTTACCCCTACTTATGGTATGTACAAAGTTACGGCAGACACCCACAACATCGCTATTAATGAATTAAGCCAAGATCAGCTTGCCAATGACGATGTGGATACACTAACCGCTGCAATTGGCGACGCTAAACTTGTCTTCGTTTGTAATCCAAATAACCCAACCGGTGCAATGCAACCTGCCAGCAAAGTCGCTGCACTTGCTGATAAGCTTAAAGGCCGTGCAATCGTGGTCGTTGATGAAGCGTATATTGAGTTCTGTGAAGAAAAAACCTGCGTTGAGCTTATCAAAGAGTTCTCAAATGTTGTTGTGCTACGCACACTATCTAAAGCGTTTGCACTGGCAGGACTTCGCGTTGGCTTTATGCTAGCGAGTGAAGCGCTATTGGCACCAGTGAGAAAAGTGATTGCGCCCTACCCTGTTTCTACAGTTGTGGCACAAATAGCAGCAACAGCGTTAACGTCAGATGCGATAACGCAGATGCGTCGGCAAGTCTCTATTTTGAACCTAGCAAAAAAGAAGCTTATACAATGGCTACAAGACAGCGAGTTCGTAAGCGCAATATTATGCGGCGAAGGCAACTTTGTTACTTTACAGCTAACCGACAAACAGTTTGTGGAGCAAGCGATGCGTCAAGGGTTAATCATGCGGCCATTTGTGCTGTTTGGCGAGGACAACTGGTTGCGGATCTCTATCGGCAACGAGCAGGAATTAAAACAAGTAGAAAACTGGCTGAAACAATGCCAAGTCACTGAGGAAGTATCATGAGCGCCCCCTATTTATTCATCGACCGCGATGGCACTATTATTGAAGAGCCAATAACCGATAAACAAGTGGATAGTCTAGAGAAATTGGCACTATTACCCAATGTGATCCCAGCGCTATTACAACTGCAATCATTTGGTTACAAGCTAGTGATGGTATCTAATCAAGATGGCCTCGGCACAGATAGCTTCCCTCAAGCTGATTTTGATGCGCCTCAAGATAAAATGATGCAAATCCTAACAAGCCAAGGGATCCGTTTTGAGGAAGTTCTGATCTGTCCTCACTTTGACGAAGACAACTGCCAATGTCGCAAACCTAAAACAGGATTACTCACTGAACTGATGCGCTCTGGTAAAGTGAACCTTAGCAAATCATTTGTTATTGGCGATAGGCAAACCGATATTCAGCTTGCAGAAAACCTCTGCATTGAAGGTATTCTCTACGAAGATAACTGGCCCGCCATTGTGACGCAGTTAACCACCTTAAATCGCAGTGCACACATTGCCAGAAATACCAAAGAAACACAGATTTCGGTAGCGATAAATTTGGATCAACAAGCCAATGGGCAGATTTCAACAGGGCTTGGTTTTTTCGACCATATGCTAGATCAGATCAGAACTCACGCTAACCTTGGTTTGAATATACAGGCGAAAGGTGACTTACATATAGACGAGCACCACCTTGTAGAAGACATAGGGATTGCCCTTGGTCAGGCTTTTAAGACCGCGCTTGGCACAAAATCACAAATCGCACGTTATGGATTTGCGTTGCCTATGGATGAATGTAAAGCAGAATGTCAGTTGGATTTATCTGGACGCGCGTCTTTTGTACTTAATGCTGACTTTACACGAGATAAAGTAGGCGACTTAGATGTACAAATGGTTGAGCATTTCTTTAAATCCTTTGCAGATAATGCGGCTGTGAGTTTAATTTTGAGCGTGAGCGAAGGTAATGCCCACCATCAAGTTGAGGGCTTATTCAAAGCATTTTCTCGTGCTATTCGCATGGCAATTGCAACGGATGCGTCACAGCAAATGGCAAGTTCAAAGGGGTGTTTATGATTGCAATTATTAATACTGGTTGTGCCAATATTAACTCAGTGCGTTTTGCATTTGAGCGCCTTGGTGTCACACCTGAAGTGATCACGGCACCTGAGAAATTAGCCCGCTTTGAACGAGCAATTTTACCTGGCGTCGGCCACGCCAATGTAGCAATGAAGCGGTTAAATGAGCAAGGCTGGGCACAGGCAATAGCTGACTATCAACGGCCTTTGATGGGTATTTGCTTAGGGATGCAGCTACTTTGTGAATCGACAGAAGAAGGTGATATTCCGTGCTTAGGTCGCATTCCTGGTAAGGTTGAGTTGTTAGAGACTAACGAGCTAACTGCACCGCATATGGGCTGGAATAACCTATGTGTGGTGAAGCCTCATGCGCTCACTACAGGGCTCAGTGAACAAGACCAAGTGTACTTTGTACACAGTTTTGCGCATACCATCAATCAATCGACATTGGTTTCGGGTGAGTACGGTCAAGCATTTTCTGCAATTGTTGCAAACGACAATTATGCCGGCATGCAATTTCATCCAGAGCGCAGCAGCAAGGTTGGCGCGCAGCTTTTACAAAACTTTATTAATTGGCAGCTATAAAAGGACGAACAATGATTATTCCCGCTTTAGATGTATTAGAGAACAATATTGTTCGTTTGTATCAAGGCAAGTATGAAACCGCACAATTTTACCCATTTGATTTAGCCGAGCGTTTACTTGAATACCAAAACGCAGGCGCAGCTAAGCTACATTTGGTGGATTTAGAAGGCGCTCGTGATCCGAGCAAAAAGCAATGGCGCACTATCCAAGCGGCGACTAAGGCTTTATCTGTTCCCTTTCAGGTAGGCGGTGGTATTCGCAGTATTGACGACGTAAAGCAATGGTTAGATGCCGGAGCCGCCCAAGTGGTGATAGGCTCGATGGCGGTCGATAAACAGCAAGAAGTTGCTGCATGGATTAAAGCATGTGGCGCCGATAAATTTGTGATAGCACTTGATGTTAACAAAACCGAAAGTGGCTGGTCTCCTGCAACTCACGGCTGGCTAAATGATGCGAAAAGCGATCTATTCGAGCTATTAGATTTTTATGTTGAGCAAGGTGTAAGCGATTTTTTATGTACGGATATCAGTAAGGATGGCACGATGACAGGTCCATCGTTTACATTATACGAAGACATCACTAAACATAACGGTGCAATTAAAGTACAAGCATCAGGGGGGGTGAGCTCGCTTGACGATATTGCACGGCTTACAAAGCAACAAGTAGGTGGAGTGATACTTGGCAAGTCGCTACTTGAAGGTGTATTTAGCGTTGAGGAGGCTTTAGCATGTTATCAAAACGCATAATTCCTTGTTTAGACGTAAAAGACGGTCAGGTCGTCAAAGGTGTTAAATTTCAAGGCCATGAAGTCGTCGGTGATATTCTTGATCTCGCCCAGCGTTATAGCGAGGCAGGTGCTGATGAACTGGTGTTTTATGAGATCAGTGCTAGCGTCGAAAAGCGTTTGCTCGATGTCAATTGGGTAGCTGAAATTGCCAGACATATCGATATACCATTTTGTGTAGCTGGTGGGATTAAATCGGTGGCTGATGCGGCTCGAGTGCTTGAGCAAGGCGCGGATAAGATCTCCATTAACAGCCCTGCCATTGCAAGGCCTGAACTCATTAAAGAGTTACATGACGAATTTGGCAAGCAATGTGTGGTTGTGGGCGTAGACAGCTTTTATGATAAGCAAACTCAAGAATATTTAGTATACCAGTTAACTGGCGATCCGAATGCGGCAAGTCGTACTCGATACAAAACGCAAGAATGGGTCAAACGAGTTCAAGATCTTGGCGCTGGAGAGATTGTACTTAATTGTATGAATCAAGATGGCGTGCGTAATGGCTATGACATAGCGCAGCTCAGCGCGATTAGAGCGCTGTGTAAAGTGCCACTTATCGCCTCTGGCGGCGCAGGCAGTATGCAAGACTTTGTTGATGTATTTAAACAAACTAATGTAGATGGTGCTTTGGCTGCAAGTGTGTTCCATAAAGGTGTAATTGACATTCCAAAGCTCAAGCAGTTCTTAATAAATAATGATGTGGCGGCACGACAATGATAATTAATAAACAAAACATAGCAGAAGTAGATTTTGATAAATCAGCACTC
The sequence above is a segment of the Pseudoalteromonas piscicida genome. Coding sequences within it:
- the hisF gene encoding imidazole glycerol phosphate synthase subunit HisF, producing the protein MLSKRIIPCLDVKDGQVVKGVKFQGHEVVGDILDLAQRYSEAGADELVFYEISASVEKRLLDVNWVAEIARHIDIPFCVAGGIKSVADAARVLEQGADKISINSPAIARPELIKELHDEFGKQCVVVGVDSFYDKQTQEYLVYQLTGDPNAASRTRYKTQEWVKRVQDLGAGEIVLNCMNQDGVRNGYDIAQLSAIRALCKVPLIASGGAGSMQDFVDVFKQTNVDGALAASVFHKGVIDIPKLKQFLINNDVAARQ